In Providencia zhijiangensis, a single window of DNA contains:
- a CDS encoding ABC transporter substrate-binding protein codes for MAMNRRHFIQSCAVLAAFYSLPAFSRSPVAEALFGTLPANGNIQKVITAGPPADLLMLALAPEKMVGFASINLKKGNSELFAPQWMNLPVYGRLAGRGSTLSLEQLLAYHPDLILDTGNIDETYRSQAEKVAKQTGIPYLLMDGKLIDAPQQLRQLGRLLNVNQQAEKLSMIAERYLSNAQQFALTQQQNPLSFYLARGAKGLQTGTKGSIHTEAIEMLGFRNVVDIDGFHGLTDVSMEQLYQWEPDIIITQYDESVELITRSPLWAGLKAVSSNNLFIFSGMPFGWLDGPPGINRLLGMRRLQSHFDKAVEETITHDLRQFFELFYHSSLTQEQVDLLMERS; via the coding sequence ATGGCAATGAACAGAAGACATTTTATCCAATCCTGCGCTGTCCTTGCGGCATTCTACAGTTTACCTGCATTTAGTCGCAGCCCTGTCGCAGAGGCATTATTCGGTACTTTACCTGCAAACGGTAACATTCAAAAAGTGATCACGGCGGGCCCGCCCGCAGACTTGCTGATGCTTGCTCTCGCCCCAGAAAAAATGGTGGGTTTTGCCTCGATTAACTTGAAAAAAGGAAATAGTGAACTGTTTGCGCCACAATGGATGAATTTGCCTGTTTATGGTCGTCTTGCGGGACGAGGTAGCACGTTATCCCTTGAACAATTATTGGCTTACCATCCTGATTTGATCCTCGATACTGGCAATATCGATGAAACCTACCGTTCCCAAGCGGAAAAAGTTGCTAAACAAACCGGTATCCCGTATTTGCTGATGGACGGCAAGCTAATTGATGCTCCGCAACAGCTGCGTCAACTAGGTCGTCTATTGAATGTTAATCAGCAAGCTGAAAAACTGAGTATGATCGCAGAACGCTATCTTAGCAATGCTCAACAATTTGCACTGACTCAACAACAAAACCCCCTCAGTTTTTACCTCGCCAGAGGTGCAAAAGGACTACAAACCGGTACAAAAGGCTCTATTCATACTGAAGCTATCGAAATGCTCGGTTTTCGCAATGTGGTGGACATCGATGGCTTCCACGGTTTGACCGATGTTTCTATGGAGCAGCTGTACCAGTGGGAACCCGACATTATCATCACCCAATATGATGAATCAGTTGAATTAATCACTCGCTCGCCATTATGGGCAGGACTCAAAGCTGTCTCATCGAATAATCTTTTCATCTTCAGTGGTATGCCATTTGGTTGGTTAGATGGCCCACCGGGGATCAACCGTTTATTGGGCATGCGCCGCCTACAAAGCCACTTTGATAAAGCGGTTGAAGAGACTATCACGCACGATCTCAGACAATTTTTTGAGCTATTCTATCACTCGTCGCTCACTCAAGAGCAGGTCGACTTGCTAATGGAAAGGTCATGA
- a CDS encoding ABC transporter ATP-binding protein yields the protein MSILTLENVAIGYHRQAIIEGINLHLPEGEMTCLLGANGCGKTTLMKTLLGLLPAIDGDICLQGQPINQLKQRDIAKVIAYVPQAHDTPFTFSVVDMVMMGLTPYLSAFSVPGEKEKASAMEQLAQFGIEHLAERLYSTLSGGEKQQVLIARALVQKPKLLIMDEPAASLDFGNQIRLLQHIETLKQHGITVLMSTHHPQHAAAIADHVILLNKQQQARQGSTQSMLTLTNLAELYNIDAPSITAHFQLPLNFTC from the coding sequence ATGAGTATTTTAACCCTAGAAAATGTGGCGATCGGCTACCACCGCCAAGCCATTATTGAAGGCATTAACCTGCATTTACCTGAAGGTGAGATGACCTGCTTGCTGGGTGCGAATGGGTGCGGAAAAACCACCTTAATGAAAACCTTATTAGGGTTACTTCCCGCCATTGATGGGGATATATGCTTACAAGGGCAACCCATCAATCAGCTGAAACAGCGAGATATCGCGAAAGTGATTGCTTACGTACCTCAAGCTCACGATACGCCCTTTACGTTTTCGGTGGTCGATATGGTGATGATGGGACTGACCCCTTATCTCTCTGCGTTCAGCGTACCGGGGGAAAAAGAAAAAGCCAGTGCCATGGAGCAATTGGCCCAGTTTGGCATTGAACATCTTGCAGAGCGCTTGTATAGCACCCTCAGTGGGGGAGAAAAGCAGCAGGTTTTAATTGCCAGAGCCTTAGTACAAAAGCCCAAATTATTGATTATGGATGAACCGGCGGCAAGCCTCGATTTTGGTAACCAAATTCGGCTGTTACAGCATATCGAAACGCTGAAGCAGCATGGGATCACGGTGTTGATGTCCACCCATCATCCCCAACATGCCGCCGCCATTGCCGACCATGTAATTTTACTCAACAAACAACAGCAGGCACGGCAAGGCTCGACTCAAAGTATGTTAACGCTCACTAACTTGGCAGAACTCTATAATATCGATGCACCGAGTATTACGGCGCATTTTCAGCTTCCACTCAATTTTACTTGTTAA
- a CDS encoding TonB-dependent receptor plug domain-containing protein, with amino-acid sequence MKIKQITYLIGMALFAAQGQAATTSPENNQTQADASRDVMSVWSTPLAADANVITESQMKQLNKTNVAQALSTLPGVAIQKSGNRNETQVNVRGFDSRQVPVFFDGIPTYVPYDGTLDLGRFMTSELASVELSTGYTSLLQGPNLMGGAINLTTATPKKPFEANISLNQGFARGADNAHNVSARLGGRNDLGFIQVSGSQYKQRFMGLPSSDDNNPYAGTHGRRTNSATDDKRLMLKMGWTPREADEYVVTYIKQDGSKDSATKIDPDLKKGLQRWQWPAYDKESIYFNGTTQITEDIAVQSRLYHDSFKNTLHQYTDNDKKKKKKSTSYDEYKSWNMNYSRYDDYSNGADLRADFTVRELDMLSFAAHWKEDVHRSRSSKLVPFDRYKDQTWSVSTEYQWVATDKLDIIGGIGYDWRDGNEGKRYKYNKDTYAITGVEHYDTNSQHAFNWEMMARYHLENEDTVQFSVSDRTRFPTQKERYTENKMKNDDSFLINPHLDAERALTFDLTYKGHFTPVWSYTASTYYNHVSDAIMAHHVGENKKGGALLQNRNSGKVDYIGADLGTTGQITDWMEAGVNYSYIHADPKHYSVRHVSELPTHKAFAWVKFTPYEPMSITITEEARSWAFNYVDSEDKVRGFAKTDLRVDYDLGHGLSVNSSVNNLFDKSYEYTDGYIEEGRNYWLGIEYKY; translated from the coding sequence ATGAAAATAAAACAAATTACCTATTTGATAGGAATGGCGTTATTCGCAGCACAGGGGCAAGCAGCAACTACCTCTCCAGAGAATAATCAGACACAAGCTGATGCTAGCCGCGATGTGATGTCCGTCTGGAGCACCCCACTCGCCGCTGATGCTAACGTGATCACTGAGTCGCAAATGAAGCAACTCAATAAAACCAACGTGGCTCAAGCCCTAAGCACCCTACCCGGCGTGGCGATTCAAAAATCCGGTAACCGTAACGAAACTCAAGTGAACGTGCGTGGCTTTGACAGCCGCCAAGTCCCCGTTTTCTTCGACGGTATCCCGACTTATGTTCCTTATGACGGTACCCTTGATCTTGGGCGCTTTATGACCAGCGAACTGGCGAGTGTCGAGCTTTCGACTGGGTATACTTCCCTGTTACAAGGCCCAAACTTAATGGGCGGTGCCATCAACTTAACCACCGCCACCCCGAAAAAACCATTTGAAGCGAATATCAGCCTGAACCAAGGCTTTGCGCGTGGTGCAGATAATGCCCATAACGTTAGCGCCCGCCTTGGTGGTCGCAATGATTTAGGTTTTATTCAAGTCAGTGGTAGCCAATATAAACAGCGCTTTATGGGCCTACCTAGCTCTGACGATAATAACCCTTATGCAGGGACTCACGGGCGCCGTACTAACTCCGCCACCGATGATAAGCGTTTGATGTTGAAAATGGGCTGGACGCCACGAGAAGCCGATGAGTATGTGGTGACTTATATTAAGCAAGATGGTTCTAAAGATAGTGCCACAAAGATTGATCCAGATTTAAAAAAGGGTCTACAACGTTGGCAATGGCCTGCCTATGATAAAGAAAGTATCTACTTTAATGGTACAACACAAATCACTGAAGATATCGCCGTACAGAGCCGCCTATACCACGACAGTTTTAAAAATACGCTTCATCAGTACACCGATAACGATAAGAAGAAAAAGAAAAAAAGCACAAGCTACGATGAATATAAAAGCTGGAATATGAATTACAGCCGCTATGACGACTACAGCAACGGTGCAGACTTACGTGCAGACTTTACGGTACGCGAACTAGATATGCTCTCTTTTGCTGCCCACTGGAAAGAAGATGTTCATCGCTCTCGTAGTAGCAAGCTGGTTCCATTTGACCGTTATAAAGATCAAACCTGGTCTGTTTCCACCGAATATCAATGGGTGGCAACTGACAAGCTCGATATCATCGGCGGTATTGGCTATGACTGGCGCGATGGCAATGAAGGTAAACGCTATAAGTATAATAAAGATACCTATGCCATCACGGGTGTAGAGCATTATGATACTAACAGCCAGCATGCCTTTAACTGGGAGATGATGGCGCGTTACCATTTAGAAAATGAAGATACCGTTCAATTTTCTGTATCGGATAGAACACGTTTCCCAACACAGAAAGAGCGCTACACCGAGAACAAAATGAAGAATGATGATTCATTCCTCATTAACCCGCATTTAGATGCTGAGCGCGCACTGACCTTTGATTTAACTTACAAAGGGCATTTCACTCCTGTGTGGAGCTACACAGCAAGCACTTACTATAACCACGTTTCTGATGCCATCATGGCGCACCATGTAGGCGAAAATAAAAAAGGTGGCGCATTACTGCAAAACCGTAATAGCGGCAAAGTGGATTATATCGGCGCGGATCTAGGCACCACAGGGCAGATCACCGATTGGATGGAAGCGGGTGTGAACTACAGCTATATTCACGCTGATCCGAAACATTATAGCGTACGCCATGTTTCAGAGCTGCCAACCCACAAAGCGTTTGCTTGGGTGAAATTCACGCCATATGAGCCAATGAGCATTACGATTACAGAAGAAGCCAGAAGCTGGGCATTTAACTATGTGGACAGTGAAGATAAGGTACGCGGCTTCGCCAAAACCGATCTCCGCGTGGATTATGACTTAGGGCATGGGCTATCCGTGAACAGCTCAGTCAACAACTTGTTCGACAAATCCTATGAATATACCGATGGCTATATAGAAGAAGGTCGCAACTATTGGCTAGGAATTGAATATAAATACTAA
- a CDS encoding FidL-like protein — protein MKKYLITATLAAVIIPITYVTFAKGKDDIKLCHSEIVWIKENGTPDGIILKSKMSLQVSDNHNGRMNFYGYIKNQETIYRLDRAIYFSYIPVDKKGNYSIVMNSSSVTNSDSTPNEVFSNFIQLEKDKIKYYVNVTRMEDNVYILKDEAYSAFTCYVE, from the coding sequence ATGAAAAAGTATCTTATTACTGCAACTCTAGCTGCGGTTATTATCCCCATTACTTATGTTACCTTTGCAAAAGGTAAAGATGATATAAAGCTTTGTCATTCTGAAATTGTTTGGATAAAAGAAAATGGCACACCGGATGGTATTATTCTTAAATCTAAGATGTCATTACAGGTTTCAGACAATCATAATGGAAGAATGAATTTTTATGGTTATATAAAAAACCAAGAAACCATTTATCGATTAGATCGCGCTATTTATTTTTCCTATATACCTGTAGATAAAAAGGGTAATTATTCAATCGTGATGAATTCTTCATCAGTGACAAACTCTGATAGCACCCCTAATGAAGTATTTTCCAATTTCATTCAATTGGAGAAAGACAAAATAAAGTATTATGTGAATGTCACTAGAATGGAAGATAATGTTTATATTTTGAAGGATGAGGCCTATTCTGCCTTCACTTGCTATGTTGAATAA
- a CDS encoding fimbrial protein has protein sequence MNKKIRFGILFALLGNLAAVATMPAQAAQNNMKIKGTLVNAPCVVLPENSKVEVDFGDIRLLDIYEPGFQFPNEPFTLVLSDCDLTIAQKLKVKFSGTENLLLPGSLALTGSDLNPGLGIFIELTDGTPMKINQFSSLMPISKAGKNELQFNSFIKATSDVVNNKQVKVGRISATATFIFEYE, from the coding sequence ATGAATAAGAAAATACGTTTTGGAATTTTATTTGCATTACTGGGAAACCTCGCTGCGGTAGCAACGATGCCTGCGCAAGCCGCGCAGAATAATATGAAAATCAAAGGGACGTTGGTGAACGCACCTTGTGTGGTGTTACCAGAAAACTCAAAGGTTGAAGTTGATTTTGGTGATATTCGATTGTTGGATATCTATGAACCGGGATTTCAATTCCCTAATGAACCCTTCACGTTAGTGTTATCAGATTGCGATTTGACTATTGCACAAAAGTTGAAAGTAAAATTCTCAGGAACTGAAAACTTACTGCTGCCAGGTTCCCTTGCGTTGACGGGCAGTGATTTAAACCCTGGATTAGGTATTTTTATTGAGTTAACCGATGGAACCCCGATGAAAATTAACCAATTTTCATCGCTAATGCCTATCAGTAAAGCGGGTAAGAATGAATTACAGTTTAATTCATTTATCAAAGCGACATCGGATGTTGTGAATAATAAACAAGTGAAAGTCGGTAGAATATCAGCCACTGCAACATTTATATTTGAGTACGAGTAA
- a CDS encoding class I SAM-dependent methyltransferase: MLIHQLDFAAMYQQHMQQAQRTRKEPEHWDKKAHQMAQNCANPNDPYLIRFRQLMDFTGAKTLLDVGCGPGSISLYLANQFQSVTGIDYSAGMLEMANIRAKEMNVTNAQFKTLAWEDSWDDLPKADISVASRSTLVDDLKAAMLKLNRQTNLRVYTTHTVNPTFIDERIIREIGREVVSLPTYIYAVNVLHQMGIHARVDFIKSPNRGGFDNVDAFIDSVNWSLKDLTEEEIEKLRAYYQKQTADGKTLPFPSRDWAMVSWDVVDEAELTL; the protein is encoded by the coding sequence ATGCTTATTCACCAACTCGATTTTGCCGCAATGTATCAGCAGCATATGCAACAAGCCCAACGCACACGCAAAGAGCCAGAGCATTGGGATAAAAAAGCCCACCAAATGGCGCAAAACTGTGCTAATCCGAACGATCCATACTTAATTCGCTTTCGCCAATTAATGGATTTTACGGGTGCAAAAACTTTGCTGGATGTGGGATGTGGGCCCGGCTCTATTAGCCTTTATCTCGCTAACCAATTTCAATCTGTCACCGGCATTGACTACAGCGCAGGTATGCTCGAAATGGCCAATATTCGTGCCAAAGAAATGAATGTCACCAATGCGCAATTTAAAACCCTTGCGTGGGAAGATAGCTGGGATGATTTACCAAAAGCCGATATTTCGGTGGCTTCTCGCTCTACTCTCGTGGATGACTTAAAAGCCGCAATGTTAAAGCTCAACCGCCAAACTAACCTGCGCGTATATACCACTCACACCGTTAACCCGACATTTATTGATGAAAGAATTATCCGCGAAATTGGGCGTGAAGTGGTTAGCTTGCCAACCTATATCTATGCCGTGAATGTCCTGCATCAAATGGGGATCCACGCCCGTGTCGACTTTATTAAAAGTCCAAACCGAGGTGGATTCGATAACGTGGATGCGTTTATCGATAGCGTAAATTGGTCTCTCAAAGATCTCACCGAAGAAGAAATTGAAAAACTGCGTGCTTACTACCAAAAACAAACCGCAGATGGCAAAACCCTACCGTTCCCATCCCGCGATTGGGCGATGGTCTCATGGGATGTGGTGGATGAAGCGGAACTGACATTATGA
- a CDS encoding fimbrial protein has translation MMSIKNLAKVLLISSTLFTSGAFGFSGYLYVEIKGVVLSKPCQINNGQAIEVDFGNVMTTRIEGEVYKQPMDYTITCKDGVQPKLNMYIDGTPAVFDQRVLKTSVDNLGVLFKADTNDFPLKSRRAFNFASPTKLFAVLVKKSGADLPAKAFTANATLKVEYQ, from the coding sequence ATGATGTCTATTAAAAATTTAGCCAAGGTATTATTGATATCATCGACTCTTTTTACGTCAGGTGCCTTTGGATTTTCAGGCTACCTGTATGTAGAAATTAAAGGTGTCGTCTTATCCAAGCCCTGCCAGATTAATAATGGACAAGCCATAGAAGTTGATTTTGGCAATGTCATGACCACGCGTATTGAAGGTGAAGTGTATAAACAGCCAATGGACTACACCATTACCTGTAAAGACGGTGTTCAACCAAAATTGAATATGTATATTGACGGCACACCCGCTGTGTTTGACCAGCGGGTGCTTAAAACGAGTGTCGATAATCTCGGTGTCCTTTTTAAGGCGGATACCAATGATTTTCCATTAAAAAGTAGACGTGCCTTTAACTTTGCATCACCGACTAAATTATTTGCGGTGTTGGTGAAGAAAAGTGGTGCTGATTTACCAGCGAAAGCCTTTACGGCTAATGCGACACTCAAAGTCGAGTATCAATAA
- a CDS encoding winged helix-turn-helix domain-containing protein translates to MIEKHDYTIDNKFIFEHRTSRIFLKDDPDQHIELSKPAARLFGEILLLNLKKGIATRDELLTNVWEEYGLVGSNNNLNTYISEIRKKLELVGIDPKTIVTVPKKGFRIDSHLSSIAMDNDNKKTVSSEIITSDNYGITETLVTPSKSLLIPQNTELTKASISGGENEIVEFNASISNSTDDSTKKTISTSEIIATKNSNLKGRMLLFAIISFILIGSFYLFINTLKQNNNEQNSYTTFGNRDNCVFQSPIKMNEQAKKTNLDFINKKLNKYNISCEEPKRIIVLSDVNASYSFDKNAAISVCKEKNNKFDCVSINDQRI, encoded by the coding sequence ATGATTGAAAAACATGATTATACAATCGATAACAAGTTTATTTTTGAGCACAGGACAAGTCGTATTTTTCTAAAAGATGATCCAGATCAACATATTGAATTATCTAAACCTGCGGCTAGATTATTTGGTGAAATCCTTTTATTGAATTTAAAGAAAGGCATTGCTACCCGAGATGAACTTCTTACAAATGTTTGGGAAGAATATGGTCTGGTTGGCTCAAATAATAATTTAAACACCTATATCAGCGAAATAAGGAAAAAACTTGAGCTGGTTGGTATTGATCCAAAAACAATTGTTACGGTTCCTAAAAAAGGATTTAGAATTGATAGTCATCTATCCAGTATTGCAATGGATAATGACAACAAAAAAACTGTATCTAGTGAAATTATCACCTCAGATAATTATGGGATAACAGAAACACTTGTCACCCCATCTAAGAGTTTGCTAATACCCCAAAATACTGAACTTACAAAAGCCTCTATTTCAGGGGGTGAAAATGAAATTGTAGAATTTAATGCTTCAATAAGTAATAGTACCGATGATTCAACAAAAAAAACCATTTCAACTTCAGAAATTATTGCCACTAAAAATAGTAATCTAAAAGGTAGAATGCTTTTATTTGCTATCATTTCATTCATCTTGATAGGCTCATTTTACTTATTTATCAATACATTAAAACAAAATAATAATGAACAGAATAGCTATACAACGTTTGGAAACCGAGATAATTGCGTATTTCAATCACCCATCAAAATGAATGAACAGGCAAAAAAAACCAATCTCGATTTTATTAATAAAAAGTTAAATAAATATAATATTTCCTGCGAAGAGCCAAAACGAATTATTGTTCTTTCTGATGTCAATGCCTCTTACTCATTTGATAAAAATGCTGCAATTAGCGTTTGTAAAGAAAAAAATAATAAGTTTGACTGTGTTTCTATTAACGATCAGAGAATTTAA
- a CDS encoding fimbria/pilus periplasmic chaperone, protein MNLLTKRNAVAILSASLLAQSAYAAIAIDRTRVIYNEGDKSVSVGLSNEHKTSPYLAQAWIENDKDEKVNSPFIVTPPVHRLEADSKSQIKIQSVPAIAKLPKDQESVYYLNVREIPPRSEKANVLQIALQTKIKLFYRPAAIATKDRMETIPQENDIKLVKQGGGYVVKNPTPYFLSVTKFSKGKTEVADFEPIMVPPRGETSLGKNTGDIGTSPTLVYLNDFGGTIDLKFNCSAVECSVVPRK, encoded by the coding sequence ATGAATTTATTAACTAAACGTAATGCGGTCGCAATTTTAAGTGCCTCATTATTGGCTCAATCAGCTTATGCAGCCATTGCTATTGATAGAACTCGTGTAATTTACAACGAGGGCGATAAATCAGTGAGCGTAGGTTTAAGTAATGAACACAAAACCAGCCCTTATTTGGCGCAAGCATGGATAGAAAACGATAAAGATGAAAAAGTAAATTCACCTTTTATTGTGACGCCTCCGGTACATCGACTTGAGGCGGATTCAAAAAGCCAAATTAAAATTCAGTCTGTACCTGCTATCGCTAAATTACCGAAAGATCAGGAAAGCGTTTATTACCTAAACGTGCGAGAAATACCACCGCGTAGTGAGAAAGCCAACGTATTACAAATTGCGTTACAAACAAAAATTAAACTGTTCTATCGTCCCGCTGCGATTGCAACGAAAGATAGAATGGAAACTATTCCTCAAGAAAACGATATCAAACTGGTGAAACAGGGTGGTGGATATGTCGTTAAAAACCCAACCCCTTACTTCCTATCAGTTACTAAATTCAGCAAAGGTAAGACAGAAGTTGCCGATTTTGAACCTATTATGGTTCCACCACGTGGTGAAACTAGCTTAGGAAAAAATACAGGGGATATCGGGACATCACCAACCTTAGTATATCTCAACGATTTTGGCGGTACGATTGACTTGAAATTTAACTGCAGCGCGGTTGAGTGTTCTGTCGTACCTAGAAAATAA
- a CDS encoding iron ABC transporter permease, whose translation MTASWLNTKTKPLLLMAILLLCFLMALISGKYSLTLEELYRLFIQAPVDDPRSNTVFWQIRFPRVLAAILIGGGLAIAGAAYQGMFRNPLVSPDILGVSAGAGVGAVLGIFLGQSLVSIQLFAFVGGLITVAVVYFIARLARQHDPILSLVLVGVAVSAICGSAISLMKILADPYTQLPSITFWLLGGLSSITQQDLWSVLPIMIVGFIPLLMLRWRMNLLSLSDEEAKSLGVNVTLNRTILIVSATLITASTVSIAGIIGWVGLIVPHITRMIVGANFRYQLPAAVAIGAILLLITDTLARTIAAIELPLGILTSAVGAPFFLAILLQTRRVK comes from the coding sequence ATGACGGCGAGCTGGCTCAACACCAAAACTAAGCCATTATTATTGATGGCTATTTTGCTACTCTGTTTTCTGATGGCATTAATCAGTGGTAAATACTCACTAACCTTGGAAGAGCTCTATCGCTTGTTTATCCAAGCGCCTGTGGACGACCCTCGCAGCAACACGGTATTTTGGCAAATTCGCTTTCCGCGCGTCTTAGCCGCCATTTTAATCGGTGGCGGGCTGGCGATTGCCGGCGCGGCTTACCAAGGCATGTTCCGTAATCCGCTAGTATCCCCCGATATTTTAGGGGTTTCCGCAGGGGCGGGCGTCGGGGCTGTTTTAGGGATATTTCTCGGGCAATCTCTGGTTTCCATCCAACTGTTTGCTTTTGTGGGTGGGTTAATCACCGTTGCCGTAGTCTATTTTATCGCCCGTTTGGCACGCCAGCACGACCCGATTCTGTCCCTTGTGCTGGTTGGGGTTGCCGTCAGTGCGATTTGCGGCTCTGCCATCTCATTAATGAAAATATTAGCCGACCCCTACACGCAGCTTCCCTCTATCACGTTCTGGCTACTCGGTGGTCTGTCTTCCATTACTCAGCAAGATTTATGGTCAGTCCTGCCCATCATGATAGTGGGTTTTATCCCCTTATTAATGCTGCGTTGGCGCATGAATTTGCTAAGTTTATCCGATGAAGAAGCCAAAAGCTTAGGGGTGAATGTGACGCTCAATCGCACCATTTTGATTGTTAGCGCAACACTGATTACCGCCAGCACCGTATCGATTGCCGGCATTATTGGCTGGGTGGGGCTGATTGTTCCCCATATTACGCGAATGATAGTGGGTGCTAACTTCCGCTATCAGCTCCCTGCGGCAGTGGCCATCGGCGCTATTTTACTGCTGATCACCGATACGCTAGCTCGCACCATTGCTGCCATTGAATTACCGCTCGGGATCTTAACCTCCGCTGTAGGCGCGCCCTTTTTCTTAGCCATTTTGCTACAAACAAGGCGGGTTAAATGA
- a CDS encoding fimbrial protein: protein MRNIYKLIGVFLLFILFPFSATARDNETDILIKGNLITPPPCHIDNGKDIEVEFGNVPIKSIQGNAQKRQVNYQIQCEENKNNWAMYLTLNGAKSAFDTNGLNTGITNLAVKFQLGDQTLDLGKKYLINPSNPGVLWAVLVRDGNKELKTGDFLANGTMLVEYQ, encoded by the coding sequence ATGCGGAACATTTATAAGCTTATTGGGGTGTTTTTACTGTTTATCTTATTCCCTTTCTCTGCAACGGCGAGAGATAACGAAACAGACATTCTGATTAAAGGTAATTTAATCACACCGCCGCCGTGCCATATTGATAATGGTAAAGATATTGAAGTGGAGTTTGGTAACGTTCCCATTAAATCCATTCAAGGTAATGCTCAAAAGAGACAAGTGAATTACCAAATCCAGTGTGAAGAAAACAAGAACAACTGGGCCATGTATTTAACATTAAATGGCGCAAAAAGTGCATTTGATACTAATGGGTTGAATACAGGAATTACCAATCTTGCGGTTAAATTTCAACTGGGTGATCAAACTTTAGATTTAGGCAAAAAATATTTAATTAACCCAAGTAACCCTGGGGTACTTTGGGCTGTATTGGTTCGTGATGGTAATAAAGAGCTAAAAACGGGTGACTTTCTTGCGAACGGAACCATGCTAGTGGAGTACCAATAA
- the modD gene encoding ModD protein produces the protein MIYVPDALIDQLLLDDIQYGDLTSRALGLHTQQGTMTFTSKLGGCVSGLDIAQRMLTKLGIRSECLFRDGDIVEPQSRLISAFGSVEALHQGWKAVQNVLEWCGGVSHYTHQMVMILKKYHPNGQLACTRKTIPATKPLALTAILAGGGIIHRTGSAETILLFTNHRNCLANPDDWQLHVDTLRVAAPEKQTIVEADDYQQALLAIAANADIVQLDKLPVEQIQQLQRLVNDKKSRCRLSIAGGVNLQTIESFAQTGIPLLVTSAPYYANPRDIKVQIFKS, from the coding sequence ATGATCTACGTGCCTGACGCCTTGATTGACCAGTTGCTGCTCGACGATATCCAGTATGGGGATCTCACCAGCCGCGCTCTTGGCTTGCATACCCAGCAAGGCACTATGACCTTTACCTCTAAGCTTGGCGGCTGTGTCAGCGGGTTGGATATCGCCCAACGTATGCTCACAAAGCTGGGCATACGCAGCGAATGCCTATTTCGTGACGGAGATATTGTGGAGCCACAAAGCCGCTTGATTAGCGCGTTTGGCTCGGTTGAAGCACTGCATCAAGGATGGAAGGCAGTCCAGAATGTCTTGGAATGGTGCGGTGGCGTCAGTCACTACACCCATCAAATGGTCATGATATTAAAAAAATATCACCCTAATGGGCAGCTCGCTTGCACGCGAAAAACCATTCCCGCAACCAAGCCTCTTGCGTTAACCGCGATCCTCGCCGGTGGTGGCATTATCCATCGCACGGGTAGCGCAGAAACTATCTTACTATTCACTAACCATCGCAACTGCCTCGCCAACCCCGATGATTGGCAGCTACATGTCGATACGTTACGAGTGGCCGCCCCAGAGAAGCAGACCATTGTTGAAGCCGATGACTATCAGCAAGCCCTGCTTGCCATTGCTGCTAACGCCGATATTGTGCAGCTGGATAAACTTCCCGTAGAGCAGATTCAGCAATTACAACGCTTGGTGAATGATAAAAAATCTCGCTGCCGATTATCCATTGCCGGTGGCGTTAACCTGCAAACCATCGAAAGCTTTGCGCAAACAGGGATTCCTCTGTTGGTGACTTCAGCGCCCTATTACGCAAACCCGAGAGACATCAAAGTACAGATATTTAAATCTTAA